Part of the Candidatus Eremiobacterota bacterium genome is shown below.
GGCGGCCGATCACGTACTTCGGGCAGCAGGTTGTCAACGCGCTGATCTTGCTCGTAATCCTCGTCTGCTGGGGGCTCGTCGTCGCCGGCGTGCAGCCGATGCTCGAGTGGTTCTGGATCGCGCTGGGCTGCGCGGTGGTGCTCGGCGTGCTGTTCGTGCTGCCGATCGGCGGCGCGGACATGCCGGTCGTGATCTCGCTGCTGAACTCGTTCACCGGGCTCGCGGTCGCGCTGACCGGATTCGTGCTCGGCAACAACGTGCTGATCATCAGCGGCGCGCTGGTCGGCGCGTCCGGGACGCTGCTCACCGTGCTGATGGGCAAAGCGATGAACCGTTCGATCACGAACGTGCTCTTCGGTGCGTTCGGCGCGGTGAAGACGGGCGGCGCGGCCGCGGCGTCAGGCGGGCACAACGTTCGTTCGGTCGGACCGGACGACGTCGCGGCGATGCTGGCGTACGCGAACGAGGTGATCGTCGTCCCCGGTTACGGGATGGCGGTCGCGCAGGCGCAGCACTCGATCCGCGAGCTGGAGTCTCAGCTCGAGAAGCGCGGCGTCGAGGTGAAGTACGCGATCCACCCGGTTGCGGGCCGCATGCCGGGGCACATGAACGTGCTGCTGGCGGAAGCGAACGTGCCGTACGACTCGCTTTTCGACATGGATGACATCAACCCGGAGTTCGAGCGGGCCGACGTCGCGCTGGTCGTCGGCGCGAACGACGTGACGAACCCCGCCGCGCGCACCGACAAGAACAGCCCGATCTTCGGGATGCCGATCCTCAACGTCGACAAGGCGCACAACGTCGTCGTCCTCAAGCGCTCGATGGCCTCCGGCTTCGCCGGCATCGACAACCCGCTCTACGACGACCCCAAGACCGTGATGCTCTTCGGCGACGCGAAGAAGTCGATCGACGGCGTCGTCGCCGGGGTGAAGGCGCTGTAGCGTCACCCCGAGCTTGCGCGTCTCGGGACCCAGCGAAAACCGCAACACTCCGAGCCGCTCGGAGTAGCACCGAATCGCCATGATCGAAGATGCGCTCGCGCTCGGCCCGCCGGCCGGCACGTACCTGTTCAGCCGCCGCATCGCAGCGGACCACCCCGGCGAAACGATCGTCGAAGGAAACTCATTCTCGTTCGACCCGTTCGCGTACGCCGCGAGCGGGGCGTGCGCGGTCGAGCCGCTCGCCGGCGAGCACCTTCAGACGGCGACGGCCTGGGACGGCCGGCGCGGCGTCGAGCGTCC
Proteins encoded:
- a CDS encoding NAD(P)(+) transhydrogenase (Re/Si-specific) subunit beta, whose product is MSETATTSANWVDVAYLVTGVCFILGLRYLSSPKTAVIGNRLSAVGMLIAVVATLTQGIVNWAVVAAGIVIGAAIGIFSARKVKMTAMPQMVAAFNGAGGGAAALVAAGELYKQVNAGGTIGYDITFTSVLSAVIGALSFSGSIVAFLKLQEVMTGRPITYFGQQVVNALILLVILVCWGLVVAGVQPMLEWFWIALGCAVVLGVLFVLPIGGADMPVVISLLNSFTGLAVALTGFVLGNNVLIISGALVGASGTLLTVLMGKAMNRSITNVLFGAFGAVKTGGAAAASGGHNVRSVGPDDVAAMLAYANEVIVVPGYGMAVAQAQHSIRELESQLEKRGVEVKYAIHPVAGRMPGHMNVLLAEANVPYDSLFDMDDINPEFERADVALVVGANDVTNPAARTDKNSPIFGMPILNVDKAHNVVVLKRSMASGFAGIDNPLYDDPKTVMLFGDAKKSIDGVVAGVKAL